The Quatrionicoccus australiensis nucleotide sequence CGGATTGTCGGGATTGCCGAACTGGTCAAGGATGATGCCCTTGCCTTCGTTGCGCATCTTTTCAGCGATGTCGCGACACAGTTCCATGCCGCCATCCTTGGGCGTCAGCACCAGCTCGGCGCCGTATGCACGCATGCTCTGGCGGCGCTCGATGCTCTGGTTTTCGGGCATGACCAGGATCATCCTGTAACCCTTGATCGCCGCCGCCATGGCCAGAGCAATACCGGTATTGCCGGAAGTCGCTTCGATCAGCGTATCGCCCGCCTTGATCTCGCCACGCGCTTCGGCATGCACGATCATCGACAGCGCCGGCCGATCCTTGACCGAACCCGCCGGGTTGTTGCCTTCAAGCTTGGCGAGAATGACGTTGCCACGCCTGTCGTTGTCGGCGCCGGGGATGCGCTGCAAACGTACCAGCGGCGTGTTTCCGACAAAATCCTGCAGGGTTTTATACATGCTTGTTCAGCCACTCGATGTATTGGGAGACGCCTTCCTCAACCGTGGCCATCGGAGCAACGTAGCCAGCAGCGCGCAACTTGGCCAGATCGGCCTGCGTGTACGCCTGGTACTTGCCCTTCAGCGCCTCGGGGAAGGCGGTGTATTCG carries:
- the cysM gene encoding cysteine synthase CysM, which translates into the protein MYKTLQDFVGNTPLVRLQRIPGADNDRRGNVILAKLEGNNPAGSVKDRPALSMIVHAEARGEIKAGDTLIEATSGNTGIALAMAAAIKGYRMILVMPENQSIERRQSMRAYGAELVLTPKDGGMELCRDIAEKMRNEGKGIILDQFGNPDNPLAHFEGTGPEIWRDTDGRITHFVSSMGTTGTIMGTSAFLKSVKPAIQIVGCQPEDGSQIPGIRKWPEAYLPKIYDKTNVDRIEYVSQGDAEAMTRRLATEEGIFAGISSGGALAVALRLAQTLENATIVSIVCDRGDRYLSTGVFPA